A section of the Mangifera indica cultivar Alphonso chromosome 12, CATAS_Mindica_2.1, whole genome shotgun sequence genome encodes:
- the LOC123230356 gene encoding multiple inositol polyphosphate phosphatase 1, translating to MKIAMASSMLIMFLILLLQFKDVVQGFDVRQHVSTVTRYNVVKDVTDKNFVPSEIPDGCTPIHLNLVARHGTRAPTKKRMRELDRLADHLEVLVREIEKNHLSLEKLPAWLRGWKSPWRGKLKGGELIGKGEDELYDLGIRIRERFPDLFNDDYHPDIYNLRATQVPRASASAVAFGMGLFSERGSLGPGHHRAFAVTSESRASDIKLRFYDCCDNYKDFRTNREPAVDKLKEPTFDEITSSLRKRYELNFTRQDISSLWFLCKQEASLLDVTDQACGLFSPSEIALLEWTDDLEVFILKGYGESLNYRMGAPLLGDVVESMEEAIKAKEEKHAPGSYEKARLRFAHAETVVPFTCLLGLFLERSEFHQIQREEPLQLPPKPPQSRNWRGSIVAPFAGNNMLVLHSCPANLSNKYFVQVLHNEHPIPMPGCDGTDFCPFDVFKERIVSPHMKHDYDTLCNPKTKPVQKSEPSKPSSLFSWMSSLWNSDTRSQKVEL from the exons ATGAAGATAGCCATGGCTTCTTCTATGTTGATTAtgttcttaattttgttattgcaATTCAAAGATGTCGTTCAAGGCTTCGATGTTCGGCAGCACGTCTCTACTGTTACAAG ATACAACGTGGTAAAAGATGTTACTGATAAAAACTTTGTACCTTCTGAAATTCCTGATGGATGCACTCCTATACACTTAAACCTAGTG GCAAGGCATGGTACTCGTGCTCCCACAAAAAAACGGATGAGAGAGTTGGATAGATTGGCTGATCATTTGGAGGTACTTGTGAGGGAGATTGAAAAGAATCATTTGTCTCTAGAGAAACTTCCTGCTTGGTTACGAGGATGGAAGTCTCCTTGGAGGGGAAAATTGAAGGGTGGAGAATTGATCGGCAAAGGAGAAGATGAATTGTATGATCTTGGAATCAGGATTAGGGAAAGATTTCCTGATTTGTTCAACGATGATTATCATCCAGATATCTATAACCTGAGGGCTACTCAG GTTCCTCGGGCATCTGCCAGTGCGGTAGCATTTGGCATGGGCCTGTTTAGTGAGAGAGGAAGTCTAGGACCTGGGCATCATCGAGCATTTGCTGTTACTAGTGAAAGTCGTGCAAGCGATATAAAGTTGAGGTTTTATGATTGTTGTGACAACTATAAG GATTTTAGGACAAATCGGGAGCCTGCTGTCGACAAGCTCAAGGAACCAACTTTTGATGAAATTACTTCTTCATTGAGAAAGCGATATGAACTGAATTTCACTAGACAGGATATTTCTTCTCTCTGGTTTTTATGTAAGCAG GAAGCATCATTGTTGGATGTAACCGATCAAGCTTGTGGTCTTTTCAGTCCTTCTgag ATTGCTTTGCTGGAGTGGACAGATGACTTGGAGGTGTTTATATTGAAAGGTTATGGTGAGTCATTAAACTACCGAATGGGAGCACCTTTGCTCGGGGATGTTGTTGAATCGATGGAAGAAGCTATTAAGGCTAAAGAAG AAAAACATGCTCCGGGAAGTTATGAAAAGGCGAGACTTAGATTTGCACATGCAGAAACAGTTGTTCCATTCACTTGTTTGCTTGGGCTTTTCCTTGAAAGATCAG AATTTCACCAAATACAACGAGAAGAACCCTTGCAACTCCCTCCAAAACCTCCACAGAGTAGAAATTGGAGGGGCAGCATTGTGGCACCTTTTGCTGGGAATAATATGCTGGTTCTGCATAGTTGTCCTGCTAACCTCTCAAACAAGTACTTTGTTCAAGTACTGCACAATGAACATCCCATTCCAATGCCT GGCTGTGATGGTACTGATTTCTGCCCATTCGATGTTTTTAAG GAAAGAATTGTTTCTCCTCATATGAAGCACGACTACGATACCCTTTGCAATCCAAAGACAAAACCAGTTCAGAAGAGTGAACCCAGTAAGCCATCATCCCTGTTCAGTTGGATGTCGTCGCTATGGAACAGTGATACACGGTCCCAAAAAGTTGAGTTGTAG
- the LOC123230357 gene encoding eukaryotic translation initiation factor 2 subunit alpha homolog — protein sequence MASHSPNLECRMYEAKYPEVDMAVMIQVKNIADMGAYVSLLEYNNIEGMILFSELSRRRIRSVSSLIKVGRIEPVMVLRVDKEKGYIDLSKRRVSEEDIQACEERYNKSKLVHSIMRHVAETLSIDLEDLYIHIGWPLYRKYGHAFEAFKIIVTDPDSVLNTLTREVKETGPDGQEITKVVPAVTEEVKDALVKNIRRRMTPQPLKIRADIEMKCFQFDGVLHIKDAMRKAEAAGNNDCPVKIKLVAPPLYVLTTQTLDKEQGISVLTKAIVACTEAIEKHKGKLVVKEEPRAVSERDDKLLAEHMAKLHQQNEEVSGDEDSEEEEDTGMGEVDLENSGPGITE from the exons ATGGCAAGCCACTCCCCGAATCTCGAGTGCCGCATGTACGAGGCTAAGTATCCGGAGGTGGACATGGCCGTAATGATCCAAGTGAAGAACATCGCCGATATGGGCGCTTATGTGTCCCTTTTAGAATACAACAACATTGAAGGTATGATCCTTTTCTCGGAGCTTTCTCGCCGCCGGATTCGTAGCGTTAGTAGCCTCATCAAGGTCGGGCGCATCGAGCCCGTGATGGTGCTGCGTGTTGATAAGGAAAAAGGCTACATTGATTTGAGTAAAAGAAGGGTTAGCGAAGAGGATATACAGGCCTGTGAAGAGAGGTACAATAAGAGCAAGCTCGTTCACTCTATCATGCGGCACGTGGCTGAGACTTTGAGCATCGATTTGGAG GATCTTTATATCCATATTGGCTGGCCCTTGTACCGCAAGTATGGTCATGCTTTTGAG GCATTCAAAATCATTGTTACTGACCCTGATTCCGTTTTGAATACCCTCACCCGTGAAGTCAAAGAAACTGGCCCTGATGGACAGGAG ATCACTAAGGTGGTTCCTGCCGTGACTGAAGAGGTGAAAGATGCTTTAGTAAAGAATATTAGGAGAAGAATGACCCCACAACCATTGAAGATTCGAGCTGATATTGAAATGAAGTGCTTCCAGTTTGATGGTGTTCTTCACATTAAG GATGCCATGCGAAAAGCTGAGGCTGCTGGGAATAATGATTGTCCTGTAAAAATCAAATTGGTTGCACCTCCACTTTATGTCCTCACCACTCAGACCCTTGACAAG GAGCAAGGGATCTCAGTTCTTACTAAAGCAATTGTTGCTTGTACTGAAGCAATAGAGAAGCACAAGGGAAAGCTTGTTGTGAAAGAAGAACCAAGAGCG GTGAGTGAAAGAGATGACAAATTGCTTGCTGAGCACATGGCTAAGCTACACCAACAAAACGAGGAGGTAAGTGGTGACGAAGATAGCGAAGAAGAGGAAGACACAGGAATGGGAGAAGTCGATTTGGAAAATTCTGGTCCTGGGATTACAGAGTGA